ACAGAAATTATACCTTCTGCTTGGCACAACATTTTGATTAGCTAGGAACACACACAGTTTCTACTTCTAGTATGGAATCTTTAGAGAAGATATCAATCCAGACTTTGGTAATCTCTTATACTTTGGAGTAAATTATAAAGACGAACCCAGTTCTGCACTAGTGCAACCAGAAGTTAACTCTTCCATAACCAAGGAGCTAGAGAAGTACTGAAGCACCAGTTGAAAAGAGGAAAGTTCTGAGATTCATCATTTGGCTCCTATagacaaaacaatcaaatcctGCATTGCCCATCTTATTTAAAACGGGAAGCTCTTGAACTGTTTTGCTTTTCCACAGGATGCAGTCTGCATCATGCAGATAATTAAATCACTGTAACTTCATTACGTCTTACTTACATATGATCATATGACTGAGATTGCACAGGAGCGTTGAGGTAAGGTTAGATTCACAAACAGAACTTTGATTATTATTTGATCAGGTCAGTGTACCATTTCATCTGTACGTATTATTTCCCGTACTgaatttctctgtttcatttttgtcTCTATACACTGCTGATCTACTTGAAATTATGTGCTTCTATCAATTTACCCTGTTCTGTTTCTCGCACGTCATGAATTGAAATGTTActctcagattttgttttcccgTATATGTAACAGAGTCCTGTTACGTTTACTTGTCATAGTTTAGTAATATTCAcatcaattttgtttaaatatgGTGATTCCACGGAATATGATTTAGCTTTTAAATCTATGTTTAACTAGTGTAGAGCTTATGTTCATAATCAAACAAACAGGTGACTGAGTTTGTAGTATATATTGGTATTCTAAGTTTTAGCCACTGAGTCCgcaatatatatgatatgcaTGTCCATGTCCACTGAGTCCATGTCGTTTATATATGATATGCATGTGTAGTATTAGGAGGAGTTCACCAGCGTTTCAGTTATACTTGATCTCGGATTGTGTTCATGAATTCTGATCTCTTGAgcttaaaattaaaagtatttagAAATTTAAACTATGTAGAACCAGGAAAATTTTAtgaacaaatattatagacaaagagACTGAGAGAAGACTGGAATTTCAGACATATACAGATGCAGCATATAAGACCTTAACGCTATGAGATGAGTGTAAGAAAGGATCAACTTTAAAGACAACATTGGACCACTCAATCTTCCCCCAAATCTCGCCTCCCACGCGTCTCTCCAAGGAAATCTCGGCAGACCAAAGGTCCAAACTCTCTGCCATCCAGAAGATAACAATGTTTCCAGCAGAATTTTTTGCAGAGTTTGATGATACGAAAGGAATGCCTTGAACTAGAGTAAGAGTGTTGCAGCTCTTCCAAACCTTTCACTTCCTTCCAAACCAATTCTTTCACCTCAGACCATACAATCTTTCCGCGAGTACTACGGCAGTACAATATTTTTTCAATGATACACGAATCGTTTAAGGATCCTATCTCACCTAAATTTAACAAGAAGGCGAAgcctccatcatcatcatcaaccccgaAAACACTCTTCTCCTTTACAGCCATAAGCGGGATATTTTTATTGTGTGGTGTCTCACGAACCCAACGTGGGGGTGGAGAAAAAAGAGAGGCCCAAGTTTGAGTGTTTGGATCAAATACCTCTCCCCATGTATCGTACTGCTTGGACCCTCCAAACACGTATATAATCCCGTCTAATAAGCTTGCCAATGCGGAAGCTCGAGGTGTATTCATGGATGTGACACGGTGCCATGCATGTGTGAGAGTAACAATCGAGAAACGAGACATCCGAAGTGGGAATACCGTCGTCTATGAGTCCACCGATAACATAGATCCCCCCATCCACCGCCACGAAACAAGATGAACCCGGAGCCTGATAAGGGTTCGACGGGATGGGGTTTAGCCATCGGTTAGGGGTAAGGATGAACCAGCGTGGAGCTGGGTCAGGCAAGACGCACATGCATACGTAAAGCGATGCGTTAGTGCAACCCATCTTCCTTCTCAAGTAGAAGAGCTCAGGGGAAGCTACGAGTGAGCGGTGGCTCTTGGAAACGAGAGATAAGGCCGCGTGGTCAAATCTCGAAACGCGAGCCAAACATATAAGAGCTATCTCATCTGGTAACAATGATAACCCAGACAATGACGGAgacgtcttcttcctccttttatTGTCCGGTGGCACTTCTGGAGCGTAAGAGTTGAACATCGTCGTCAGTTCCATTTCACAACAACTCAAAACCCTCAGAGCTTCGTTTGATTGATTGAGTCTGGGGTTCTCCCTACCctacttttttctttgaaaaagaaACCTAATTTCCTTCTGATATATATAGTTGCaagtttacttttatttatttatgattttccTTAACATATTTGacagatgtttttttttttttgctgtggtCGTTGTAACCTTCCTAAGTTCAACataatgaatttgttttattctCTAACTaggcgtttttttttttaaattgtggtCCAATGTTCCATAATGTCCCATAATTGTGGTCGTAAAGGGTGGAGAAAATTCACACATAAAAACTTAACAACAAGGAAAAAGAGTGGTCACGTCTAATCAGGTTTTATCCAGCGATGGACAAGCGACATCAACGGCAGAGACGGTGTTAGATTTGGTGTGGTCGAAGAAGAGCTTCAAAAGACAAAAGGGAGGATAATCGATCGAGACTGAGAAGAGATTAAGACTGAGAgtggaaaaataagaagaagagattgaagctTTGGAGTAAACGAGGggatcaatttttatttaattgatgttaatgaaaaaaaaacgtaaaagaattaaacaaaaaattaacaaattttttttaaagaattaaaccaaaaattaacaaaaaaaaattataaagaatttttttccaatccacaaaacaaaaaggaaagacacactaaaaaaaaaagaatcaaagatgTGGATTACCCAACACATATGACTCAGTAGTGAACTACATAACCAACTGaccaaaagaaattttaaacaTGTGGTTTTTCAATTTGTCTTATATTTGGTGGCTTAAAGCAAATGTTTTGGCTGAGCGGGTCAGGCATGCTTATACCATTAGCACTTGATGTTCTAATCGAAAAATTCATCTTGGTCTTCTCATCAACCTTAGCGTTAAGATTTTTGAGCTTCTCCTCTAGCTTCTTCAGCATCTCGTTCTTTAGGTACTCTTTTCATGCATCCTCTTTTGCTTCATGATGCTCTCTCACACGATGGTAGGTTGAAAAGACTATAAAAGCAAATTAGTAAGGCATATGCTAATTCATTCATGTATCATGTTTGATGTTAAATCTCTGCTGTGACGGCACTCAACTCCTTGTGGTATTCTTCAAATTCTTATATGCTGAAAGGCCGACCTTTGTGGAGGTATCTAAAACTAGTAATTATTAATGACATTTAAATTGATCTGTTGGTCACTTAATTCTTGCTCTATTTTTGCTTCTGTTTTACTTAGGTATCTTGTAGTTTATCAGAATTTTCATTAAGAAACCATAAATTTATGACAATTTAATTTCTGCAGACATAGATGCATGGTTTTAGAACATGTGCCTTTCCTtagtgatttattttctttcaaaaccaatgTAAATTAAGAACCATATGCAGTCACTCTATTACCTCCTTTATCTCATGAAGTGCAACTTAAGTTTATGGTGATGGGTTCGATAAATATCTGACCATATTGTGCAATAGTGCaacttaactaaaattaatttataccATATTGTGTTTATTAATCGAAGCTTTCAAACatttaaaactgaaaaaaaaaaggatcttgGGAATATtatatgaagatttttttttgttgaaatgttATCTGAGGATTTGTCTAAATCAGCTGGCCGCTAGCTAGAGTAGTTGTTGCAGCATACATGGGAGGAGGAGGTGAAGCCGTTGAAGCAAGCATCTACAATCAATGAGAGATATACCAGTGCTAATTTTGGTTGAGGTTGTAGTTTTTAGGGACATGAGAAACTATCAGGTTTATGTAATAAGATAGTCTAATAGTTTATTTGTTTCCATGGTTAACGAACCATGTGTGTTTTAGTTCATTTTAGAAAGTCATACGACATTCAGGATTCAGTAATTGTGCGGAGATGTCCTCTAACTACCGACTTGTTGAGTTATACATTAAATGCCTCTATTGACCGTCCTTTTttcaaactgaaccaaaccaaGATTTCCAAATAAGCGATCGGTTAAATGAGTGAACCAGGCGATAGCATTCAGTTAGCAGTTTGATTTGGTGAACCTAAGTACCGAACGGTTAAcaatttttaagttttcttatttatttaaattgtacCCAAATTCCTTTAAAATTTATACTGAACCGATAATCAAACTGAACCAATCCAAATTTTGTATGGGTTATACTTATACAACATAACCGAATTAaccaaactgatccaaaccaAATATTTGTTCCGTTGATTTTGGTAACCTTGGCCCTTAACCAGAATAATTGAACCGGTTCAAATTCACATGATAAATCTACTCTCTCCATGGTAACAAAATAATCCCCTCTTTTGTTGCATGTCCTTTTTTTATCAGTTCTTCCTAAACTGGATTGAATGACACATAAATTCGGATGTAAATCatggttaaaaataaataattaatttaaattggTAAAATAAACGGTTGAAGGGTAATatggttttttattattttttcttctatattttatgatattaattaaaagttGAATTCAACAACGACcaaaaaacataacaataaaCTCTATCGCGATGACAATAACATCATCTAGAATGTTGTTGAAAAAAACTGCAGCAAAAAAAGATCCATGAGATAAATATGATTACACATGTCAACTCTATCTAAATATGGTTTTCTTATTTAGATACAATTAATGTTGTTGAGTACATTTATTGTACATGTCAACTATACTCTAAAGTTGTAATTTTAAATTCACCAAACATAAGTAATATTAAAGCAAATAAAAGGAGGATATTAGATTTTTAACAtagaaaaactttaaaattatacTCTCTCTattcatttaattaaatttttaggattttcacatatattcaaaaaaacatattaaaaactgtTTTTGAATACATACTATTTTTTGTGATTGACAACTATAAACCAAGACATCAACCAATGacatagaaaaatatatcaaaacacaTGTGCTATTGGGTATCATGGAGAACAAACTCAAAGTCAACATGAACATGTGCAATAACTATCTTGAATGGTTTGTTTACAACATTTATATCTCCATTTATGATCTTTCCACCAGGAGCCCCAAACACATGAGTGATTTCTAGGATATATGTCTCAATTTTCTCATCAGCGGCTATAAACTTGTTTGTGTACTTAGCTCCAATTTTCCTTGGTCTTTCTAGACAAAGCTTTTTACCATGGGTGATAGATCCGCAACTGCAAAAAGAATGGAAGAGAAATTGAAGGGACAAAGATAAGGTTTAAAACTTAGAGACTTAACACAAATGTTGATAATTGGAGAACCTACTTTTCACAGGCCCCTTTGTGGTATCTATCCGCTTGATAGATCTTTGTTCCTCTATCATACCAGGTGGATAACCGATCTTCATATTTTCCAACAAGACATCACATGTCAACTTTTGACAACAGGGACTCTCACAAAATTTTTACTCTCAATTTTTGACCatacaaaatctaataaaatccCAATAAAGTACTAAACCAAACAGACTCTTAGGTATGAAAAAATAGGATCTAACAAAAGCCAAAGCTGTACAAACAAACACTAACTTCCTCGTAAAGattaagtaaaaaagaaattttttgcGTGACAGACTAGCAAAGGGCAGAGTCACATAAACTTTCAGAGGCCTTGAAAGCACCACACCAATTAGACTATCTACCGAAAGCCAAATTAAGCAGAACAAACTCGTAAAGAGATTAAGTAAAAAGAAGATTGTTGACAGAGACTAGCAAAGGGCAGAGTCACACAAATCTTGAGAGGCTATGAGCTTTCGTGGAGTTAAGGATCCGCGATTAATGGATTTGCGTGGGTCTTCCTCAGGAAGAGTTAATTTGGGAGATTTCTCTGGTTTAAGATCATCGATTGTGAATTTGGATCATGTTTCTTGTTCAGTTTTACCTAGCAAGATCTTGTTCAATTGGCCTCAAACCCAAATCCGGAGGAGTTCGTCCCTGAGAAAATCGCATAATAACATAGATCGTGAAATTGGATCAGCAAAGTAAGTCCTTGTTACACCTTGCTTTCGTCAATGGATATTGACTTTGTTTCATCGCTTCTTCTTATTAGTAAATaatctcatttttattaattaaccaAATGATTTACAATTGTGGGTTTATATACAATGAAAAAGCCTAAACCGAAGCCACTAAATCAACCTAAACCGATTCTATTTACTAATGGTTTATACACTTAACAGTTTACAAAGACTCTATTCACAACAGAGATTCTTATACAGATAATAGTCCCCCTCAAGATGGGACAAAAATATTGAGAAGACCCATCTTGCCAACTAACTCATCGAAATGAGCAGGATATAAAACTTTAGTAAGCGGGTCAGCAATCTGCAAGCCAGACCTAACATGAAACAATTGAAACAAACCTGCAACAATACGCTCATGAATGCTATGGCAATCATTCTCGATGTGCTTGGTGCGCTCGTGGAAGACATGGTTAGTTGCAATGTGAATAGATGTAGTGTTATCGCATAAAAGTATTGTAGGTTTGAACAGAGGAATCCGCAACTCCTTGAGAAAGTTGGTAATCCAGACCAACTTATCTGTGGTGATGGTTATATTGCGGTATTCAGCTTCTACAGAGCTCTTGGATACAAATTTCTGCTTCTTTGACTTCCATGAGATCAATGATGTGCcaagaaacaagcaaaaaccAGAAGTGGACCTACTCGTACCTTTGCAAGAAGAGTAAATTGCATCAGCAAACATTTGAAACTGAAGTTCTGACCTGGAAGAGTATTATAGCCCTTGACCAACTATGCCTTTgatattttgaagaattttttaGACAACTTGCAAATGCACCTTGCAAGGAGCCTGAGAGAATTGACTCAGCTTATTAACAGCAAACGTAATATCATGTCTCGTGATTTGCAAGTACATAAGTCGACCAATGAGCCGTTTGTATGCTTCAGCATCAACCAGATCACCACCAGTGGTCTTGGAAAAAGTAACATTAGGATCTATAGGAGGGTTTACAGCCAAGTAAACATGTCtcatcaagaagatcaagagCATACTTACATTGAGAGTTATGAATGCCCTCAGAGGATTTGGCAGTCTCCAagccaagaaaatatttcaatgGTCCTAAGTCTCGTAACTTGAAAAGGGACTTGAGCTGAGACTTCAAAATATCAACCTCAGCATCATTATTTATGCAGATAATGACTCGTCGACATATACCAATACGCAGAAGAATAAACTATCAGTGATTTTCAAGAAACAAGTGTGATCAGCATACGTCTGAGTAAACCCCAAACCAAGTAAAGTGGAAGAAAATTTCAAGAACCACTATTTCGACGCTTGCTTAAGGCCATATAACGATTTCTGCAACTTACACGATGTATTAGGAGGCACATTGTCCCCCTTACAATCAGCATATCCAGGAGGAAGCTTTATGTAGATCTCTTCAAATTGAGAAAAGCATTAGAGATTTCCAATTGTGTAAGAGAGAAGTTATGAATAACAGATAAAGCAAGAATGAGTTTGACAGATGTCAACTTTACCACTGGAGAAAAAGTCTCACTGAAGTCAACACCTTCCTTCTGGGTGTATCTTTTGGCAACTAATATGGCCTTGTAACGTTCAATACTTCCATTAGAATTAAATTTTACCTTGAAACCCCATTTGCAACCAATGGGAGTTTTATCAGGAGGTAGAGTGCAGATTTTCCACGTCTCAGTATCCTCCAAAGCATTGACCTCTTCATCCATAGCACCACACCAAACCAGAAGTTCCTTTGCCTCCGTATAAGAGTTGGGTTCTCTTTCTTTGTCAATTGCGACCAAGAAAGAAAGGGAAAGAGGAGATAGCtgattataagaaataaattgAGAAACCTCATGAACAGTTGAAAATTCTACTGAATGACAGTAGTCATCTTGAAGATAAGCTGGCTGTTTGGTCTTCTTGTAGGATGTTTGAACAGAAGGTTCATAAACATCACATATAGGATCAACAAAAGGTTGAATCTCTACAGAAGTTGGTGATTTAGAAGAATCAACAACAGATAATCAAAGAGCCACAAGAAGAGTTGGAAGCTGATCAAGAAAATAATGTGAAGAATCCTGTGAGATATCAGATCCAACAAATGGAAAAAGATCTTCATGAAACACCACATGGCGAGAAACAATGATGATATTAGATTCAATATCAAGAAGCTTGTAGCCTTTATAACCACTAAGATAGCCTAGGAAAGCAGAAGCACAAGCTCGGCGATCAAATTTATGACTATTCTTACGAGAAGTGAAAGCATAACAAAGTGTATACCCAAGTATATAGTACCTATCCCAACAATGCTCACATAAATTCCATTAGGAAGATTGACAATATTGTCCAttagtttaaaagaaaaaacggaAGATTGATCATGGGAGATATGATTGGTGGCTCCCGAATCAATAACATAAAGCATACATAGCAAGAAAATTGTTATCAAGAGAACATACATATGGTTTACCAACCCcgacaaaagaacaaaagatagaAGGATGAATGTTACCGGGTGTTGGACCAGTATATGATGAAGGAAGGACATAAGATGCGGAGACAAAGTGTACTACTGGTGAGGGAGTGGTGCTCGGAGGTTGAAGCTTGCTAGTGAGGAAAGACATCATCTGTTGGAGTTGAGCTGGAGAGAATTCACTAGCGGTAGCAACATTATCAGACGAAGTATCTTCAAGAGCAACATTGGCTACAAGAGAAGGCTTCTCATGTTGCTGATTAGGCTTGAAGCTAGTGGGATAACCATGtttcttaaaacatttatcAACAACA
The sequence above is a segment of the Camelina sativa cultivar DH55 chromosome 10, Cs, whole genome shotgun sequence genome. Coding sequences within it:
- the LOC104720211 gene encoding putative F-box/kelch-repeat protein At5g03000, translating into MFNSYAPEVPPDNKRRKKTSPSLSGLSLLPDEIALICLARVSRFDHAALSLVSKSHRSLVASPELFYLRRKMGCTNASLYVCMCVLPDPAPRWFILTPNRWLNPIPSNPYQAPGSSCFVAVDGGIYVIGGLIDDGIPTSDVSFLDCYSHTCMAPCHIHEYTSSFRIGKLIRRDYIRVWRVQAVRYMGRESLDLWSAEISLERRVGGEIWGKIEWSNVVFKVDPFLHSSHSVKVLYAASVYV